In Azospirillaceae bacterium, a genomic segment contains:
- a CDS encoding glutathione peroxidase, which produces MARNMVAGSMVMDRPTTRERLNAHAFEFSRLDGRGSIRLSAFKGRPLLVVNTASACGYTPQYAELQSLWSLLRHRGLVVLAVPSNDFGGQEPGGPAEIAQFCTTQYGVDFPVTAKQTVIGANAHPFFRWAVSSVGEAGWPRWNFQKYLVAPDGRLAEIWPSPVRPLADGVIERIQVLINQAGL; this is translated from the coding sequence ATGGCCAGGAACATGGTGGCCGGTAGCATGGTGATGGACCGACCGACGACGCGGGAACGCCTGAACGCCCACGCCTTCGAGTTCTCACGCCTGGATGGCCGGGGCAGCATCCGCCTGTCGGCGTTCAAGGGCCGGCCGCTGCTGGTGGTCAACACCGCGTCGGCCTGCGGCTATACCCCCCAATACGCGGAACTGCAGTCGCTGTGGTCCCTGCTGCGCCACCGGGGCCTGGTGGTGCTGGCCGTGCCGTCCAACGATTTCGGCGGGCAGGAGCCGGGGGGACCGGCGGAAATCGCCCAGTTCTGCACCACTCAATACGGCGTCGACTTCCCCGTGACCGCCAAGCAGACGGTGATCGGCGCCAATGCCCATCCCTTCTTCCGCTGGGCCGTCAGCAGCGTGGGCGAGGCCGGCTGGCCGCGCTGGAACTTCCAGAAATACCTGGTGGCGCCGGATGGCCGCCTGGCCGAAATCTGGCCCTCGCCCGTCCGCCCCCTGGCCGACGGGGTGATCGAACGCATCCAGGTCCTGATCAACCAGGCGGGGTTGTAG
- a CDS encoding mechanosensitive ion channel, whose product MIRKVSFPATLLLLALTLAPLPTGAHAQTASPPTADQAPVPSNAAPSLSQPAQLKEAEQKDQPAKDPVAVPVPVPVPVAEPEKAAPAHQATSPGAVAAVPAPASAEAAALLQTLQDPQRRDALIAQLKLLSAANPAAAATAAPAAPAATTAPAAATAAATPAQEEESEIETLGAQTLNALSDRIEELSQEIAAAGQVLVDSPKAWRWLNRQVSDPNLRQQWGVLVGEVLLVIIAGYVARLAAFWALTRPRRALERRTISHWGVRLGLLLARTLLDAVPIIAFALAAYGVQTLTHPPKPAAMAALGIILSSLLVQGAMLAGRFLLSPGAPSLRLVPVGDETAHYVYIWVRRIALTAVYGYFVAQVAYQLGLPYRPYLALLKVVGLVVGIMLVILVLQNRQNVAEWIRGRMPPEPEDMHEDGALEAQLAAEISGDNPMEVATPPGPSAWNLVRRRLAEIWHILAIVYLIGIYGIWALEVKGGFGFVSRATLISVITLVVARLAMEGIDRLIQRGFAIPDDLKRQYPLLEGRANRYLPILHRGGKVVVWLVALLTLLQAWGLDSFGWLSSPFGQRASASLLTIVIMVVFALIVWELVSGSIERYLSTTDRHGRLIERSARIRTLLPLVRNVVLVLLLTLVGLTVLSEIGVDIGPLLAGAGVIGVAIGFGSQSLVKDLITGLFILFEDTISVGDQVTLAGYTGTVEGLTIRTIRLRDDNGAVHTVPFSAVTGISNLTKDYGYFASDFGIAYATDMNRAVQLMTEIGEELQNDSLFGPSILAPLEILGVSEFAEKAVKIRFRIKTRPRRQMPVGREFNRRLKLRFDAEGIPFPV is encoded by the coding sequence ATGATCCGGAAAGTAAGCTTTCCCGCCACCCTTCTGTTATTGGCCCTGACGCTGGCCCCCCTGCCCACCGGTGCGCATGCGCAGACGGCTTCCCCGCCCACGGCGGATCAGGCGCCGGTGCCCTCCAATGCCGCCCCATCCCTTTCCCAGCCCGCCCAGCTGAAAGAGGCGGAACAGAAGGACCAGCCGGCCAAGGATCCGGTGGCGGTGCCCGTTCCGGTTCCAGTGCCGGTTGCCGAGCCTGAGAAGGCCGCCCCGGCGCATCAGGCCACATCCCCGGGCGCCGTGGCAGCCGTGCCCGCCCCGGCCTCCGCCGAAGCGGCGGCGCTGTTGCAGACCTTGCAGGATCCCCAGCGGCGCGACGCGCTGATCGCACAGCTGAAACTGCTGTCGGCCGCCAATCCGGCCGCTGCCGCCACGGCCGCCCCTGCGGCGCCCGCTGCCACAACCGCCCCCGCCGCCGCGACCGCCGCCGCCACGCCGGCGCAGGAGGAGGAGTCCGAAATAGAGACCCTGGGCGCCCAGACCCTGAACGCCCTCTCCGACCGGATCGAGGAATTGAGCCAGGAGATCGCGGCCGCCGGCCAGGTGCTGGTGGACTCGCCCAAGGCCTGGCGCTGGCTGAACCGCCAGGTCAGCGACCCCAACCTACGCCAGCAGTGGGGGGTGCTGGTGGGTGAGGTGCTGCTGGTGATCATCGCCGGCTACGTCGCCCGCCTCGCCGCCTTCTGGGCGCTGACCCGGCCGCGCCGCGCGCTGGAAAGGCGGACGATCAGCCATTGGGGGGTGCGCCTGGGCCTGCTGCTGGCGCGCACCCTGCTGGATGCCGTGCCCATCATCGCCTTCGCCCTGGCGGCCTACGGCGTGCAGACCCTGACCCATCCGCCCAAGCCGGCGGCGATGGCGGCGCTGGGCATCATCCTGTCCAGCCTGCTGGTGCAGGGCGCCATGCTGGCTGGCCGCTTCCTGCTGTCGCCGGGGGCACCCAGCCTGCGCCTGGTCCCCGTGGGGGATGAGACGGCGCATTACGTCTACATCTGGGTGCGTCGCATCGCCCTGACCGCCGTCTACGGCTATTTCGTCGCCCAGGTGGCCTATCAGCTGGGCCTGCCCTACCGGCCTTACCTGGCGTTGCTGAAGGTGGTGGGCCTGGTCGTCGGCATCATGCTGGTCATCCTGGTGCTGCAGAACCGCCAGAACGTGGCCGAGTGGATTCGGGGCCGCATGCCCCCGGAACCGGAAGACATGCACGAGGATGGCGCGCTGGAGGCCCAGTTGGCGGCGGAGATCTCGGGCGACAACCCGATGGAGGTCGCCACCCCGCCGGGCCCGTCGGCCTGGAACCTGGTGCGCCGCCGCCTGGCGGAGATATGGCACATCCTGGCCATCGTCTACCTGATCGGCATCTACGGCATCTGGGCGCTGGAGGTGAAGGGCGGCTTCGGCTTCGTGTCGCGCGCCACGCTGATCAGCGTCATCACCCTAGTGGTGGCCCGCCTGGCGATGGAGGGTATCGACCGCCTGATCCAGCGCGGTTTCGCCATCCCCGACGATCTGAAGCGGCAGTACCCCCTGCTGGAAGGCCGCGCCAACCGCTACCTGCCCATCCTGCACCGGGGGGGCAAGGTCGTGGTCTGGCTGGTGGCGCTGCTGACCCTGCTGCAGGCCTGGGGCCTGGACAGTTTCGGCTGGCTCAGTTCCCCCTTCGGGCAGCGGGCCAGCGCCTCGCTGCTGACCATCGTCATCATGGTCGTTTTCGCGCTGATCGTCTGGGAACTGGTCAGCGGCAGCATCGAACGCTACCTGTCCACCACCGATCGCCACGGCCGACTGATCGAACGCAGCGCCCGCATCCGCACCCTGCTGCCCCTGGTGCGCAATGTGGTGCTGGTCTTGCTGTTGACCCTGGTCGGACTGACCGTGCTGTCGGAAATCGGCGTGGACATCGGGCCGCTGCTGGCCGGCGCCGGTGTCATCGGCGTCGCCATCGGTTTCGGTTCGCAGTCCCTGGTGAAGGACCTGATCACCGGCCTGTTCATCCTGTTTGAGGACACCATCTCCGTCGGCGACCAGGTGACCCTGGCCGGCTACACCGGCACGGTGGAGGGGCTGACCATCCGCACTATCCGCCTGCGCGACGACAACGGTGCGGTCCACACCGTGCCGTTCAGCGCCGTGACCGGCATTTCCAATCTGACGAAGGATTACGGCTACTTCGCCAGCGACTTCGGCATCGCCTACGCCACCGACATGAACCGGGCCGTCCAGCTGATGACCGAGATCGGGGAGGAGTTGCAGAACGACAGCCTGTTCGGCCCCTCCATCCTGGCACCGCTGGAAATCCTGGGCGTCAGCGAATTCGCCGAGAAGGCGGTGAAGATCCGCTTCCGCATCAAGACCCGGCCCCGGCGGCAAATGCCCGTGGGCCGCGAATTCAACCGCCGCCTGAAGCTGCGCTTCGATGCCGAGGGCATACCGTTTCCTGTTTAG
- a CDS encoding RecX family transcriptional regulator, with amino-acid sequence MTDDLFDTPSRPASRPAAKRKEPRRVSAAYLERAALHYLERFAASTASLRRVLMRKVEMSAAAHGTDREQAAQWVEALITRYQQSGLLNDQVYAEGRVASLHRRGGSTRAIRQKMAAKGVDADLVTAALGSLDDEGNGETDIKAAHAYARRRRLGPFRLAEEREAKRDKDLAALARAGFDRQTATRVIDAETPDDVFE; translated from the coding sequence ATGACCGACGACCTTTTCGACACGCCATCACGCCCCGCCAGCCGTCCGGCCGCCAAGCGGAAGGAACCCCGGCGCGTCAGCGCCGCCTATCTGGAACGGGCAGCATTGCATTACCTGGAGCGGTTCGCCGCCTCCACCGCGTCGCTGCGCCGGGTGCTGATGCGCAAGGTGGAGATGTCGGCCGCCGCCCACGGCACCGACCGGGAGCAGGCGGCCCAGTGGGTGGAGGCGCTGATCACCCGGTATCAGCAGAGCGGCCTGTTGAACGACCAGGTCTATGCCGAGGGCCGGGTGGCCAGCCTGCACCGCCGCGGCGGTTCCACCCGCGCCATCCGCCAGAAGATGGCCGCCAAGGGCGTGGACGCCGACCTGGTGACGGCCGCACTGGGCAGCCTGGACGACGAAGGCAACGGCGAAACCGACATCAAGGCCGCCCACGCCTACGCCCGCCGGCGCCGCCTGGGCCCCTTCCGCCTGGCCGAGGAACGCGAGGCCAAGCGCGACAAGGATCTGGCGGCGCTGGCCCGCGCCGGCTTCGACCGCCAGACCGCCACCCGGGTGATCGACGCGGAAACACCGGATGATGTGTTTGAATAG
- a CDS encoding ABC transporter permease: MTLLQQSTPPALAPRPLGAVNWIGFATLTKREIRRFLKVWVQTIAAPVVTTLLFYAVFALALGGVVRMVGDVPFLRFLGPGLIMMGIAQNAFANTSSSVLVSKVQGNIVDVLMPPLSPMEFVMAFVTGGVARGLMVGLVTWAVISLIVPLGMHAPLFVLFHAVMAAMLLSLLGLIGGIWADKFDHMAAVTNFVITPLSFLSGTFYALSSAPPLFQRVAHANPFFYFIDGFRYGFIGRTDGTLGTGIAVLLGINLVLWLVALRMVSTGYKLKA; this comes from the coding sequence ATGACCTTGTTGCAGCAGTCCACCCCGCCGGCCCTGGCCCCGCGTCCGCTGGGCGCCGTCAACTGGATCGGGTTCGCCACCCTGACCAAGCGTGAGATTCGGCGCTTCCTGAAGGTGTGGGTGCAGACCATCGCGGCACCGGTGGTCACCACCCTGCTGTTCTACGCCGTGTTCGCGCTGGCGCTGGGCGGGGTCGTGCGCATGGTGGGCGACGTGCCCTTCCTGCGTTTCCTGGGCCCCGGCCTGATCATGATGGGCATCGCCCAGAACGCCTTCGCCAACACCTCCTCCTCGGTGCTGGTGTCCAAGGTGCAGGGCAACATCGTCGACGTGCTGATGCCGCCGCTGTCGCCCATGGAATTCGTCATGGCCTTCGTCACCGGCGGCGTGGCGCGCGGCCTGATGGTGGGCCTGGTCACCTGGGCGGTCATCTCCCTGATCGTGCCGCTGGGCATGCATGCCCCCCTGTTCGTCCTGTTCCACGCGGTGATGGCGGCCATGCTGCTGTCGCTGCTGGGGCTGATCGGCGGCATCTGGGCCGACAAGTTCGACCATATGGCGGCGGTCACCAATTTCGTGATCACGCCCCTGTCCTTCCTGTCCGGTACCTTCTACGCGTTGAGCAGCGCGCCGCCCCTGTTCCAGCGCGTGGCGCACGCCAACCCCTTCTTCTATTTCATCGATGGCTTCCGCTACGGCTTCATCGGCCGTACCGACGGCACGCTGGGCACCGGCATCGCGGTGCTGCTGGGGATCAACCTGGTGCTGTGGCTGGTGGCCCTGCGCATGGTGTCCACCGGCTACAAACTGAAGGCGTAA
- a CDS encoding ABC transporter permease, with the protein MDVPARATPDGLAALPAGAYRPDRRRRVGRFNTIGFLTLLGREVKRLRKLAMLFLVAPSLSAALYFTVFNFGLGDKRGTPEGEAILAFLVPGLAMLSLLMQSVQIPSFSILYSKMEGSILDQLMAPVGAAEMLAAYVLSAMAAGVASGASVWVGFLIFWQAPMADPALTLLFVVLGSTMMAAFGVLTGLISVKWDHLSAAMTFIFTPLIFLSGLFAPVGNMPPLLRAIVQANPIFYAIDGVRTGFLGHGQAHPLLAAAVLAGVDVVLLAIAGALLHRGYRLRN; encoded by the coding sequence ATGGACGTGCCGGCACGAGCGACCCCCGATGGATTGGCCGCCTTGCCGGCGGGGGCCTATCGCCCCGATCGCCGGCGCAGGGTCGGCCGCTTCAACACCATCGGCTTCCTGACCCTGCTGGGTCGCGAGGTCAAGCGGCTGCGCAAGCTGGCCATGCTGTTCCTGGTGGCGCCGTCCCTGTCCGCCGCCCTCTATTTCACCGTCTTCAACTTCGGTCTGGGCGACAAGCGCGGCACGCCGGAGGGTGAGGCGATCCTGGCCTTCCTGGTGCCTGGCCTGGCCATGCTGTCGCTGCTGATGCAGTCGGTGCAGATACCGTCCTTCTCCATCCTGTATTCCAAGATGGAAGGCAGCATCCTGGACCAGCTGATGGCCCCCGTGGGTGCTGCGGAGATGCTGGCCGCCTATGTGCTGTCCGCCATGGCGGCGGGTGTCGCCAGCGGCGCCAGCGTCTGGGTGGGGTTCCTGATCTTCTGGCAGGCGCCCATGGCCGACCCGGCGCTGACCCTGCTGTTCGTCGTGCTGGGCTCCACCATGATGGCGGCGTTCGGGGTGCTGACCGGCCTGATCAGCGTGAAGTGGGATCATCTGTCGGCCGCCATGACCTTCATCTTCACGCCGCTGATCTTCCTGTCCGGCCTGTTCGCCCCGGTGGGCAACATGCCGCCGCTGCTGCGCGCCATCGTCCAGGCCAACCCCATCTTCTACGCCATCGACGGCGTGCGCACCGGCTTCCTGGGCCATGGGCAGGCCCATCCGCTGCTGGCCGCGGCGGTGCTGGCCGGCGTGGACGTGGTGCTGCTGGCCATCGCCGGCGCCCTGCTGCACCGCGGCTACCGCCTGCGGAACTGA